A stretch of Cicer arietinum cultivar CDC Frontier isolate Library 1 chromosome 5, Cicar.CDCFrontier_v2.0, whole genome shotgun sequence DNA encodes these proteins:
- the LOC101506648 gene encoding two-component response regulator ARR17 isoform X1, translating into MASGSAAASSSNWVMESGDIPHVLAVDDNLIDRKLVEKLLRNSSCKVTTAENGPMALELLGLTSGEQSTLNGESKVNLVITDYCMPGMSGYELLKKIKQSSIMKEVPVVIMSSENIPTRINKCLEEGAQMFMLKPLKQSDVKQLTCQLMNLGR; encoded by the exons ATGGCTTCAGGGTCTGCAGCAGCTTCTTCTTCAAATTGGGTCATGGAAAGTGGTGACATTCCTCATGTTCTTGCTGTTGATGACAATCTTATTGATCGCAAACTTGTTGAGAAACTCCTTAGGAATTCTTCTTGTAAAG TTACTACTGCAGAAAATGGGCCAATGGCTTTGGAGTTATTGGGCTTAACAAGTGGTGAACAGAGCACCTTGAATGGA gaaTCAAAAGTAAATTTAGTTATCACAGACTATTGCATGCCAGGGATGTCAGGCTATGAGTTACTTAAGAAAATTAAG CAATCATCTATAATGAAGGAGGTGCCAGTAGTGATCATGTCATCTGAGAACATACCAACAAGGATCAACAA GTGTCTAGAAGAAGGAGCTCAAATGTTCATGTTAAAGCCTCTCAAACAATCTGATGTAAAACAATTGACATGTCAGTTAATGAATTTGGGGAGGTGA
- the LOC101506648 gene encoding two-component response regulator ARR17 isoform X2, producing the protein MASGSAAASSSNWVMESGDIPHVLAVDDNLIDRKLVEKLLRNSSCKENGPMALELLGLTSGEQSTLNGESKVNLVITDYCMPGMSGYELLKKIKQSSIMKEVPVVIMSSENIPTRINKCLEEGAQMFMLKPLKQSDVKQLTCQLMNLGR; encoded by the exons ATGGCTTCAGGGTCTGCAGCAGCTTCTTCTTCAAATTGGGTCATGGAAAGTGGTGACATTCCTCATGTTCTTGCTGTTGATGACAATCTTATTGATCGCAAACTTGTTGAGAAACTCCTTAGGAATTCTTCTTGTAAAG AAAATGGGCCAATGGCTTTGGAGTTATTGGGCTTAACAAGTGGTGAACAGAGCACCTTGAATGGA gaaTCAAAAGTAAATTTAGTTATCACAGACTATTGCATGCCAGGGATGTCAGGCTATGAGTTACTTAAGAAAATTAAG CAATCATCTATAATGAAGGAGGTGCCAGTAGTGATCATGTCATCTGAGAACATACCAACAAGGATCAACAA GTGTCTAGAAGAAGGAGCTCAAATGTTCATGTTAAAGCCTCTCAAACAATCTGATGTAAAACAATTGACATGTCAGTTAATGAATTTGGGGAGGTGA
- the LOC101506329 gene encoding putative F-box protein At3g16210 has translation MATPTPTPTPSSLTPVPAQLPEVLIAEILKRLPVKTLVQFKCVCKSWHKLLTDPIFTNTHLHFTTPTRIILSRYFKSFLSLPLHPNPNPNPNPNPNPIELPLSLNDAHTYYVKGHCNGLLLLIISDGTIILWNPTIARYRTLPTPSNFKETREVLGFGYDSSTNDYKIVRAPSSYCKLMLKDYNPQIEVLSLNSNSWRKLPEAETPPYFIEHSQQSFYLNGAVYWLTLDDFCTLILRFDLAKESFARVPPPRDDIGRNMSWIGVINDSLCVLHSHQRSYFDIWATRDDFNWEKMITVFKTVDPEPCFSYLDYAPLCFVETGELLMSIRRKGLIAYDPNEQCCRIIALLEDARWLQETVYTDSFVFPEEPSEVDQTGSSSGALTRVISQMLLGFSNAFMSRFAYRADSS, from the coding sequence ATGGCCACGCCGACGCCGACGCCGACGCCTTCTTCATTAACACCCGTTCCGGCTCAACTACCAGAAGTTCTCATAGCCGAGATTCTAAAGCGGCTCCCAGTTAAAACCCTTGTTCAATTCAAATGCGTATGCAAGTCATGGCACAAACTATTAACCGACCCAATCTTCACAAACACGCACCTTCATTTCACCACTCCCACTCGCATCATCCTCTCCCGTTACTTCAAATCCTTCTTATCATTACCTCTccaccctaaccctaaccctaaccctaaccctaaccctaaccccaTAGAACTTCCTCTTTCTCTCAACGATGCCCACACTTACTACGTCAAAGGTCATTGCAACGGTTTACTCTTACTCATCATCAGCGACGGCACTATCATCCTCTGGAACCCTACCATCGCACGCTACAGAACACTCCCCACTCCTTCTAATTTTAAGGAAACAAGAGAAGTTCTTGGATTCGGTTACGACTCTTCAACCAACGATTACAAAATCGTTAGAGCTCCTTCCTCTTATTGCAAACTCATGCTTAAAGATTACAATCCTCAAATCGAAGTTCTCTCTTTGAATTCCAATTCGTGGAGGAAATTGCCGGAAGCCGAAACTCCTCCTTATTTCATCGAACACTCTCAGCAATCGTTCTATCTAAACGGTGCCGTTTATTGGCTTACACTTGACGATTTCTGTACTCTTATTTTGCGTTTTGATTTAGCTAAAGAGAGTTTCGCACGTGTGCCGCCGCCGCGGGATGATATCGGAAGAAACATGTCGTGGATTGGTGTTATCAACGATTCGCTCTGCGTGCTTCACTCTCATCAGAGAAGCTACTTTGATATATGGGCAACACGTGATGATTTCAATTGGGAAAAAATGATCACTGTTTTCAAAACTGTTGATCCTGAACCTTGTTTTAGTTATCTCGATTATGCACCTTTGTGTTTCGTTGAGACTGGGGAGCTTCTCATGAGTATTCGGCGGAAGGGATTGATTGCTTATGATCCGAACGAACAATGCTGTAGAATAATTGCTTTGCTTGAAGATGCACGTTGGTTGCAAGAAACTGTTTACACAGATAGTTTCGTTTTTCCAGAAGAACCCTCGGAGGTCGATCAAACAGGTTCTTCTTCGGGTGCTTTAACTCGTGTTATCTCGCAGATGTTGCTTGGATTTTCAAATGCTTTTATGAGTCGTTTCGCTTATCGTGCTGATTCTAGTTAG
- the LOC101505139 gene encoding uncharacterized protein yields the protein MIQKFKQLFSIPNSFLLRLLLLEEGPLQKAPYLNEVESPGGGGNAPQGGGFDVGGLNTKLQRQTGHFPKSQKSDAKKRTLAAPLQLIPNGRRIVVILTIYYSLASLS from the exons ATGATCcaaaaattcaaacaattaTTCTCAATTCCAAATTCATTTTTGCTCAGGCTCTTGCTTCTCGAAGAAGGTCCTCTTCAAAAAGCCCC ATACCTGAACGAGGTAGAGAGCCCCGGTGGCGGCGGTAACGCCCCACAAGGCGGCGGCTTTGACGTCGGTGGGTTGAATACGAAACTTCAAAGGCAAACCGGCCATTTTCCCAAATCTCAAAAATCTGATGCGAAAAAAAGAACCCTAGCAGCACCTCTTCAATTAATTCCAAATGGTCGGAGAATTGTTGTTATATTAACAATATACTACTCTTTAGCTTCACTCTCttaa
- the LOC101505688 gene encoding probable WRKY transcription factor 70: MNVIFPAKRKLLVKELLQGKEYATQLKFLLKNPIASHGSPSVKELMTNVLRSFSHTXXXXXLSVINSSQPSSSAVNYSGEDFRSEDSSESRKRLLPTTTKDRRGSYKRRKSEETRNIVSQTTDDIHSWRKYGQKEILNSQFPRSYYRCTRKHDQGCKATKQVQRIEENPDMYQITYIGFHTCKSTLQTPQMVTFSDTNNNWDSFLVNFHHHSKVLNYDQHDDPLISTSQIRPNVKQEYLNDERSELTEDLLDPNLWCDLKDFELSKPAINLSFNTVVSDTVYSSTESQNLEIDFGVFSSDFSNDLIYFDESHLI; this comes from the exons ATGAATGTTATTTTCCCTGCTAAGAGGAAGCTACTAGtaaaagagcttcttcaaggtAAAGAGTATGCTACACAGTTAAAGTTTCTGCTTAAGAACCCTATTGCCTCTCATGGATCTCCCTCGGTTAAAGAATTGATGACCAATGTGCTCAGATCTTTCTCCCACACTNNNNNNNNNNNNNNTCTTTCTGTCATTAattcttctcaaccttctagctcTGCTGTCAATTATTCAGGGGAAGATTTCAGGTCTGAAGATTCAAGTGAGAGTAGGAAGAGATTGTTACCTACCACCACAAAGGATCGAAGAGGTTCCTATAAAAGAAG AAAGAGTGAAGAGACACGAAACATAGTCTCTCAAACCACTGATGACATTCATTCATGGAGAAAGTACGGACAGAAGGAAATCCTCAATTCTCAATTCCCAAG GAGTTACTATAGGTGCACACGAAAACATGATCAAGGTTGCAAAGCAACAAAACAAGTACAACGTATAGAAGAGAATCCAGATATGTACCAAATTACATACATTGGATTTCACACATGCAAATCCACTTTACAAACTCCACAAATGGTCACATTTTCTGATACTAATAATAATTGGGATTCATTTCTTGTGAATTTTCATCATCATTCAAAGGTTCTAAATTATGATCAACATGATGATCCCCTTATAAGTACCTCACAAATTAGGCCAAATGTGAAACAAGAATATCTCAACGATGAAAGGAGTGAACTTACTGAAGATTTGTTGGATCCTAATTTGTGGTGTGATTTAAAGGATTTTGAACTGTCCAAGCCTGCCATTAATTTAAGCTTTAATACTGTTGTTTCTGATACTGTGTATTCATCTACTGAATCTCAAAATCTGGAAATTGATTTTGGGGTGTTTTCTTCTGATTTCAGcaatgatttgatatattttgatgAAAGTCATTTGATTTAA